A stretch of DNA from Coccidioides posadasii str. Silveira chromosome 4, complete sequence:
GCTTGCGTCTTAGGAAGGGTGTTGGTGAAATGGATGGAAGCATAACTTGGGGAGTGGCGGGAGGCGGGGTTATATTCTGATCATCTCTCAATGTTTCCATTGAATCATGGAAATGAAAATATTCGTGCTATGCTCCAGATATAGGCTGTCCATCTGAAACATTGGCTTATAGGAACCATGAAGAGCTTTTCTGCGTTTTGTGGGGTCTTAATGGTATCGGATTGAGGGAAAGTTTGTGGAACCACTATTTTCGAAATAAGAACCTGCATGTACACGTGTAAGTATCTCCTTTACTGCGAATTGATATTAAATGGCGTTGGCATCCGGAACCTGTACTCACACATATAATAGACCCAGACGGGGCCATCCATGTCAAGTGCAAGAAAGTGATAAAGACAAGTACCAGTAAATTACAAAGAATTAAGCTGCATATGACTCAGGTCGAGGAGTACAATGTTACTCTACCCATCTGAAGGTCTTAAATGTGTACTCCCAAGAAAAGTTCATTCATCTGTTATATCCCATGGTGCGTATTCACGCATCGTTTTACCACGGGACTCAAAATATCCGTCTGTACTTCTCAACGCCACGACCATCCATCCATAGAGAAAATCCACCTGAAAGCTTCCCACGTTcatagagaagaaagagtaATCCATCAGCCGAGGATGACTGCGTCTTCGGATAGTGCCTTCGCACACTCCGGCGTCCTACATCTGAATTGTTTTGCGTTTAGCGTCGTAGTTTCCACCGGAGATCGCTTCCCAATTGTCTTCGTCTGACCAATCGTTCCCTTCAAGGACCCTAGTCCAATCGTCCCTTGCTTCGGCTGCGGCCACTGGTCTGGCACATCGGAGAACTTCTGTGTGTACAGGACCGGTTTCCCACCGATGTTGACCGTCATCACAGGGGACATTTGTGAGTGTTTTGTAGGCTGAGCGACGGGAGGTGCATTGACGATTTCTCGCTCGTCTAGGACGGGTGAATTGGTTGCGGAAGGTCGGGAGAGCGAGAGGGAGGAACCAGGGGTCGGGAGTTGGTTTGGGGCAAAGGACGGAAGTGCTGGCTGTCGGTCGGCCGGGGCCAGTTCGTATGCATGCGGGGATGCGCTTGTAAGGGGGATAGAGCTCCCAATGGCAAGGAAAACGAGGGATTGTGGAAGCCGCATTATGAGACGGGTGTGCACCAAAGGCCGGATGAGAAGATTTAAGGGCTGTCGCTGCTCGATCAACTTGGCAGTTGCAGCCCCTTTCCGAGTGAGAGGTTGGATATAACAGGAACTAGCAAGAGGAAAAGTGTCAACGATGATGGGAACGGGTTTGATTGTTAAAGAAGAGAAGCTTGCGTTGATGTTTTGTTTCGTCCTGCTTGTCCATCACAACGGAGATCCCTGGACCATTACGTCGTCACCCCTGTGCGCTGCGATTGGTTGGAGTCTCCACTCTGTCGATCAATTCAATTGGCTGATTTTCTGCGCCAATTGAAATTGGAGCCGCAAAGCTTGGCATGCAGCTTTAACCTTAATTTGCATCAGCGGAGATGTTTGCTCGCCAGTCAAACAGCCCCAGGCTTTTTGCTGCCTTGTTGAAGCTTAGGAAGCTGAGGTGGGGAGAGCATCTGGTGCGGAAATGATGGATGTTGAAGCGGCGAAATGTCCTAGAACAAAGTAACTAGAAATTTGGTGCCATCATTATTGGAAGTTTAGGAGTTCTTTTCTAGAGAATAAGCAAGACACAATCCTTTGAAGACTCCTTGAACACATGGTGATTGAGACCAGTATAAAGTAATAATTTGCGTTCCCATGAGACCTGGCAGTCTGTAGAAATGATTGCAGAGCACGGACTGCCATCAAAAAGCTATAGGCCCTATGCCACCATTGGCATCTCCCTAAAACTCAGGACGTGTTAATGTGAATGAGCAGACAAGATAGTAGTGATCACTCCACGGCAGTGACAGGTTGTAGTCATGCTTCTAGCCTGGCTTCTGCAGGATATCAGTGTGCTGCTTATAATTTATTCCGCGATGGCTCCGTGCAAACAGGTACCTGGCTGTATTGCTGAGGTCCTTGCTGCACGGCCTGAGCTGGGAAATAGCCACCCCGCCCAGTTGGTTTGGATCCATGGGGGAGGCTGTCTGTACTGTCGAGAGTTTCGTCTTTGGGAAGAATCGAGGGCGAAAAGAAGGCTTGATCAGGAGGGAAACCTAAGGAAATTTTGATAAGCGAACACGACTTGTGATTCTCCAGTGACAAGGCTCGATTTTGCATGTCCGATTAAAGCAGATTGACCATGTTGTCTTGTTTGCAGGCGGGTCGATGAAGTGCAGAAGCAAACAACGCAAACATCACCAAACCCGCCATCGCGCAAGTTGTTCTGCTTCAATGCACGACAGGATACAGGTAAGCCATGGAACCCCAAGGCGGCAATTATTCTGCTCGCTAATTACTCGACTGAGAAATTAAGATAGCTCATATTTCAACTACTAGTCAAATATACGGCCGAAAAACACGCGCGCCCGAAATGCTGGCTGTAGTCGAACTCCTACTCCTCCACAGAAGCAAACGCGCTGTTCACCTTAACCGGCTCCCCTAATGGTCGTCC
This window harbors:
- a CDS encoding uncharacterized protein (SECRETED:SignalP(1-21)~EggNog:ENOG410Q545) codes for the protein MRLPQSLVFLAIGSSIPLTSASPHAYELAPADRQPALPSFAPNQLPTPGSSLSLSRPSATNSPVLDEREIVNAPPVAQPTKHSQMSPVMTVNIGGKPVLYTQKFSDVPDQWPQPKQGTIGLGSLKGTIGQTKTIGKRSPVETTTLNAKQFRCRTPECAKALSEDAVILG